In the genome of uncultured Celeribacter sp., the window CATGGGCGATCGGCTCTGGCATCTGGCCCGTGGCGAGGACAAACGCCGCATTTCGGCCCATCGCCCGGTCAAATCCATCTCGAATGAGACCACCTTTTCCGAGGACATCGCCACGCTCGATCTGCTCGACGGCCACCTTTGGCGGCTGGCGCAAAAGGTCTCCGACCGCAGCAAGGCCAAGGAGATCGCAGGCCGGGTCGTGACGCTGAAACTCAAACGCGCCAATCACGCCAGCCTGACGCGGCGTGTGACGCTGCATGAACCGACGAATATCGCGGACAGGATGTTCCGTACAGCACGCGATCTGCTGGTCCCGGCTTTGGATCAGGGTCCGTTTCGTTTGATCGGCATCGGCATTTCCGATCTCGTGCCCGCCTCTCAGGCCGATCTCTCCCCCGATCTTCTCGACCCGGACGCCATCAAACGCGCCAAAGCCGAACGGGCCAGCGACGAGATTAGAAAACGGTTTGGCACAGATGCGATTGTGAAAGGCCGCGCGCTGCGTTGAGCGAGATTATTCAGCCGCCAGCGGCAGGCGTTCCGCCCCGATCTCCGCGATGATCCGAACCGCCGCCGTGATCCGCTCGCGAAACGCCGGAAAATCGCGGCGCGGCTCAAGCGTCGCCTCATTCATATAGAGCGAGCGATCAATCTCGACCTGAATGGCGTGAAACTGGCGCGAGGGACGCCCGTAATGCTGCGTCACATAGGCGCCTGCGAAGGGCACATTGCGCGAAACGATAAAGCCCTGCGCCCGAAATGCAGCTTCGACCGCTTTCACGATCTCAAGGTTCGCGGACGCTCCATAGCGATCACCGATGATGATCTCCGGGCGTTTCTTTTGCCCGGTCCGCACCGTCGACAAGGCCTCTCGCGGCATCGAATGGCAATCGATCAGAATCGCCTGACCGAACAGCGCATGCGATTCTTCGAGCACGGATTGCAAAAGCCGATGATAGGGTGTCCAGACCTGATCCAACCGATCCTGCGCGGCGGCGCGGCTCATTTTCCCACGATAAATCGCCCGTCCACCCGACACCACACGCGGAATCACCCCAAGCCCCGAGGCGATCCGGGGGTTCATCCCGACACGCGGCACGCCTTCGATCAATGCGGGGTCCAATTCGTCGGAGCGGCGGTTGAGATCGACCCAAGCCCGTGGATAGGTCGCGGACAACAGCACCGCGCCGAACTCCGGCACCCGCGAAAAGATCCGATCCACATGAGCGTCCTCGGATGAGCGCAGCTGCAAAGCATCCAACAGCCCATGCGCCAACATCTCTTTCGGATAGGCCCGCCCGCTGTGCGGCGACGCAAAAACCACAGAGGAGGTTCTCTGCTCTGGGCGCTGCAAAAGATAGGGGGCTGGGATCATCTAAAGTCCTTTCACAAAACAACTATAGTGCGTTTTCTCAAAATCCGAAGACCTTCATTTCACGAAAACCCTATGCTCATTCGCCCTCATCGTCGCCCTTTTCTCTTGCAAAAACGCTAAGCCCGCCTGAGAAACACGCGGGCGGATCGAAAATCTCTGTCAAAAGCTCTTGAACAATCATCCGACTCCTTTTATACGCCCACGGACTGACGCGGGAAATGCCCGCGTCTTGTTCGTTACGCCGCTCGCCTAACAGCTTGCAAAACATCGAATAAGACGCAGTTTCCCACGGACGGACGGGCGTATAGCTCAGTGGTAGAGCACTTCGTTGACATCGAAGGGGTCACAAGTTCGAACCTTGTTACGCCCACCATCCGACCGGTCAGATTGGTTTTAACTGGCGCACGCAGGCGCCGCGACAAGGAGACTGGACATGAAAGTTCGTAACTCGCTTCGTTCGCTGAAGAACCGGCACCGCGACTGCCGCGTCGTGCGCCGTAAAGGCCGCGTGTACGTGATCAACAAGACGCAGCGCCGTTTCAAAGCCCGTCAGGGCTAAGATCAGCAGCGATCATCTAAAAAAAGCCGCTCGATTTTCGGGCGGTTTTTTTGTGTCTGAACCTTCGCCATTCAGAGTCTCCCTCTGAGCCGCGCCAGCCAAAGATGCACGAGCGCGCCGAAACAAAAGACGACACAAGCAAAGCCGACCAGACCCGACAAACCAAACCGCTCCACCAACCACAGCAACAGAGGCGTGCCAATCAGGTTGCCGAAATTTCCGGTCTGGGCCAAGGCGCCATTGGCCAGCGACTGATCCTCATGCGTGGCGTTCAGAACCGGGATCGACGCAAAACTCCCCGCCTGGACAAACCCCAGAGAGGCGATCATCGCCACGGCAATCCACGCCTGCCCGCCACCAAGGCCCAGGCAGAGCGCCAAGATCGCCGCGATGGAAAAACCGCTCACCAGCACCGCAATCGGAGAAACAAAACGCAGCAAGGTGATGCCCAGCGTCATCGACACGCTCAAAGCGGCCAGAGGCATCACGCCGGAAATCACCCCGCGCTGGTCCATAGAGACGAAGTCCGGGAACACCGTCACGAGAGCCACGAAGGCCATGGCATAGAACAGCCACCCCGCCGCAGGGGCGGCAATCGCGGGCGAGGAATAGGCCGTGACATGTTTGGCCATGATCTCGCGCAGACGCAATGCGGCCACAGGTTCTCGTCGCACCACAGGCGGCAAACGCCGCGACAGAATCAGAGCCATGGTCCAAAGCAGCCCCCCATGCACAATCAACAGAACCGGCAGGCCAAAACGCTCCGCCAGAGGCAGCCCGAGCCATGAGAACACCGCGAAAGCCACGGCAAACACCGTGCTCCAAAGCGCCATGGCAGTGTTGCGAAATGCGGGCGGCGCGATCTGCCCGATCAGGGTCGGCGCGGCGACGACGATCATGAGATGCGATGCGCCCTCAAGCACACGACTGGCCAGCATCAGACCGAAAGCGGGCTGGCTGGCCTGAAACAGCGACAAGGCCCCGCCAAGCCCCAGCGCCAGCATCAGCAATTTGCGAAACCCGTAGCGCGACAGAATCATCCCTGCGAACAACCCGAACACGAGGCCCATCACACTCAGCGCCGAAATCAGAAACCCGAGTTTGGGACCCAGCCCCGGATAGAGCGCCCGAAACAGCGGGAAGACAACCGCGACCTTGGCAAATTGCCCGGCGGCGAAAATCCCGGTGATCCAGAGGAAAAAGATGGTCAGGCGTGCGCGCCCGTCGGTTTGCGTCATGCGAAAGCCATGACTGATTTCAAACCATCCTCTCAAGCGCCATTTCCGCACAGGCGGGCGGAGGAGAGGGTCGCATAAAAATGGCGCGCCCGATATCGGACGCGCCACCAGTAATTTCACGATGGCTTACTTCGTCACGTCGATCAGGATTTTGACGTGCTCACCGGAGGCATCGAGCAGCGCGTCGAAACCTTCGGTCACAGCCTCGTCCAGCACGATTTTCTTGGTCACGACTTTCTCCGCCGGGATCGCGCCCGACGCGATCAGATCGACCACTTTCGGCCAGTAATGCGTCGGATAGGCCCAGGCACCGCGCACGTCGACGTCTTTGAAGGTCACGTCATGCCAATGCAGCTTGCTGTCCTTGGTGTGCAGACCGACCTGAACAATCGTGCCCTGTTTGCGCACAGCCTGAAGCCCGGTGTTGAGCGCGGCTTCATTACCGGAGGCCTCGATCACCTTGTCACAGCCCACGCCACCCTCGGTCTGGGCGCGGATCTCGGCCACCACATCGTCCTTCGTCGGGTTGAAAGTGATGACTTCCGGCAGAATCTCTTTCGCCAGTTTCAGACGGGTTTCATTCACATCCGAGAGGAAGATTTTCGTCGCACCAAAGGCTTTGGCGGACAGCATCGCCAGCATGCCAATCGGGCCAGCGCCGGTCACGAGGACACTATCGCCCGCCGTCACTTCACCGCGCTCACAGGCATAGACGGCTACAGCGGTCGGTTCGACCAGCGCGCCCTCTTCCCAGCTCATGGTATCCGGGATTTTCACCGCGTTGTAATCGTTGACGATGGCCGCCTCGGCCATGCCGCCGGACATCCAGCTCAGGCCGACAAGTGCCAGATCCTCGCTCAGATGAAACAGACCACGATCAGCGAAATAATCGCCCGAGCGCGGCATCACCAGCGGCTGCACCGACACGCGGTCACCCGGTTTCACATGGGTCACACCTTCGCCCACGGCGGTCACTTCGCCGCTGAACTCATGGCCCAGAACCTGCGGGGCCTGCGCTTTGGTGAACGGGTGCGGCTCGACCGGCACGAAAATCGGCCCGGCGACATATTCATGCAAATCCGTGCCGCAAATGCCGACATATTTGTTCTTGATGGCCACCTGCCCGGGCCCCGGTTGGGGAATATCGTCAATCTCTTCGATGCGAAGGTCTTTCGCGGCGTAGAACCTAAGAGCTTTCATGGGGAGGTCTCCTTATTAAATCACAGTTTGCCCCAAAGGGCATGGGCCATGGCATCTGTCGCGCCGGCCTCACCCCACACTTAAGCTCTTTTATTCAAAAGGAAATGTGTACTGTTGCACACAATTCTGTGTAATCCGGCCCCCTGCCCCATCCGACACAAAAAGGCGCCGCACAATCGTGCGACGCCTTCTTTATCTCTCTCGCGAGATCATCACACCTTGCGGTAAATTTCGTCTTCGATCTCGGAGGTGTCCACACCGAGGCTTTCCAGACCGTCCTCGAGGTAATCCGACAAAAGCGGAATGCCCAAGAGGTATTTGTCGGTCGGCCCGATGGCCTCTTGCTTTGCGGTCTCGAACGCTTCGGCGTAGTCGTCGAAGGTTTCGCGGCCGATCCACATGATCGCCACAAGCGCGGCTTTCTCATCCTCGTTCAAACCGCGGATGAAGCTTTGCAGCTCGCGCCCGGTCCCATCCGAGGGGCGGGATTCCAAGATCGTATCCCCATCGGCGTCATCCGATGGCGTATCCCAACGACCGACTTTTGCCCCAAGCTCGCGCGCGCGCACGATGACAAAAGCAACTTTGTGCGGGCTGATATCCATAACAGGGGTCCTCCATTCGTCTGACTGAGTGTGCATCTTACATCTGTTTCGGCACATGACCTAAGTCAAAGGGTCCGCTTTGAGAAGAGCGCTTTACGATTTTTGCACAAGCGTCGCAGGGGGAACCGGCGCCGCATCGCTTGCCAGTTCCTCGAAATCGAAATTGTCAAGCCGATGGGCACGTTTACCAGCTTTCTCGGCGGAGATTTTGATGTCTTCGAGATCTTTCGCCGCCTGTCCGAAATGCCGGTCGAGATTGCCAACACGGGTGCCGAGACGTTCGACATCGGCGTGCAAAAGCGACAATTCCTTGCGAATGGCCCCCGCCTGTTCCCGCATCCGCGCATCTTTCAGAATCGCGCGCATCGTGTTGAGCGTCGCCATGCAAGTCGTCGGCGACACGATCCAGACACGTTTGTCGAATCCCTCACGCACCAGTTCCGGGAAATTGGCGTGAAGCTCTGCGTAAACCGCCTCGGAGGGCAGGAACATCAAGGCCCCGTCCGCCGTTTCACCCTCAAGGATGTATTTCTCGGAAATATCGGCGATGTGTTTTTTCACCGCCTGCCGCATCAGTTTCGCGGCCTCGTTCAACTCCCATTGCGTCTCCGCACGTCTGAGCGCCTCATAGGCTTCCAAGGGGAATTTACTGTCGATGGCAATCGGTCCCGGCGGGTTCGGCAGGTGGATCAAACAGTCCGCCCGCCGCCCGTTCGAGAGCGTCGCCTGAAGCGTATAGCTGTCACGCGGCAGGGCCTTGCCCACGATGTCGTTCAGTTGAATTTCCCCAAACGCCCCGCGCGTTTGCTTGTTCGACAGGATGTCTTGTAGCGACAACACATTGCCCGAAAGTTTTTCGATATTGGCCTGCGCCTTGTCGATGGTCTCCAGCCGCTCCTGCAACGCGCCCAAGGATTTCGCCGTCCGCTGTGCCGAGCCTTGCAGGTTCACGTTCATCGTTTCGGTCACGAGGGACAGCCGCTTTTCCATAAGCTCCAGCATCTTCGACTGCGACGCCACCTGCGCCTCTGACACATGTGTCAGACCACCGGCGAGCTGTTGCTGCCCGTCCGAGAGCATTTGCACCCGCTGGCCCAGCTGGTTCATCTGTTGCGCAATCGGCAATGCCATCTTCGCCGCTTCACCGGAGCGTTTCAGCACCACGATCAGAAGGATGAAAAAGACTAGAAACACCGCCACGCCAATCACGGCGGCCAGTGTCAGGGGATCGGAAAAATCGAGTGTCATGTGCGCCCAAAGAGCCGTTCGATGTCGGAAAGTTTCAGCTCCACATAGGTGGGCCGACCGTGGTTGCATTGCCCGGAGTGCGGTGTGGCCTCCATCTCGCGCAGAAGCGCATTCATCTCTTCGGCGTGCATCCGGCGGCCAGAGCGGATCGAGCCATGACAGGCCACCCGCGACAGAACAGCCTCGATTTTGGCCTGCACCGTGAAACTGTCGCCCAGATCGGAGAGCTCATCGAGAATGTCCTCGATCATCGCCTTCGCGTCGACGCGGCCCAAAATCGCGGGCGTTTCGCGCACGGCAATCGCACCGCCGCCAAAGGGTTCGATGCCAAGACCCAGCTTCGCGAGATCGTCGGCCAGATCCAAAAGCATCTGCGCATCGTTGGCAGAGAGTTCGACAATCTCCGGGATCAAAAGCGCCTGCGCCTTGACCCCATGTTCGGCCATCTGATGTTTGAGCTTTTCATAGACCAACCGCTCATGTGCGGCATGTTGATCGACGATGACAATGCCGCGTTCGGTCTGGGCGATGATGTAATTTTCATGCACCTGTGCGCGGGCGGCCCCCAAGGGCAAAGCCTCTGTCACAGGCGCCGCCTCGACCTCTTCCATGCGTGCCGAGGGCACAGACATTTCGGCAAATCCGGGGGTGATCATCGGCTCGGGACGTTCCGCCGCTTGCCAAGTGTAACTTTGCTCAATCCCCTCGGAGGAGGGACGATAGGGCGCGGAATAATTCTGCGACGGGCGGTCCATTTGATAGACACGCGGCTCGGTCACTTCTGGCCGCATCGCGCCAAGCGTCGCATTGGCCACCGTGGTCGAGGCACGGTGGCCGGCTTCGGCCAAAGCATGGCGCAAGGCCGAAACAATCAGCCCGCGCGCAAGGCCCGGTTCCCGAAACCGCACTTCGGATTTTGCCGGGTGCACGTTGACGTCCACCAGATGCGGATCGCAGTCGATGAACAGGCACGCCGCAGGGTGACGGTCGCGGGAGAGGAAATCGAAATAGGCGCCGCGCAACGCGCCAACGAGCAATTTGTCCCGCACAGGTCGCCCGTTGACGAACAGATACTGCGCCACCGCAGAGCCCCGCGAATAGGTCGGCAGCGCCGCGTAGCCGGTGAGCGTCAGCCCCTCGCGTTCGGCATCAATCGCCAAAGCGTTCTCGGCGAACTCCTTGCCCAAGACAGTCGCCAAACGTCCATGCAACGCGTCGAACATATCGCCCGATTGCGGATCGGCGCGGAAGGTCACACGCCCTTCGCCGCCGCCCGACACATCGCGCAGAGTGAAGCCGACGTAAGGTTCAGCCATGGCGAGACGCTTGATCACATCGGAAATCGCCTGTGCCTCCGCCCGATCGGTGCGCAGGAATTTGAGACGCGCAGGCGTGGCGTAAAACAGATCGCGCAGCTCCACGACCGTGCCGCGACTGAGTGCTGCGGGTTTCACCGGCTCCATCTTGCCGCCGGACACCGAAAGCGTCACGCCCTCGGCCCCCTCGGCGCGCGAGGTGATTTTCAACCGACCGACAGCGCCCAGCGACGGCAGTGCCTCACCACGAAAGCCAAAGGTGTGGATGTCGAGCAAATCGGAGCCGTCGATCTTCGATGTCGCATGGCGCGACAGCGCGAGAGGCAGGTCATCCGCCGTCATCCCGCAGCCGTCATCGGTGACACGAATGAGCGTCTTGCCGCCATCCGCATAGTCCACTTCGATCCGGCGCGCACCGGCGTCGATGGCGTTTTCCGCCAGTTCTTTGACGGCAGAGGCGGGCCGTTCAACCACCTCGCCCGCCGCAATACGGTTGATCGCCCCCTCGTCGAGCTGACGAATGACGGGGCGCGGGGCCTCTTGGCTTATGTTGCGTGTCGGAGAATTCATACCACTAGGCGTAGCATGACACCGCCCGATTCGACCATGGCGAAATCCGGGCAAATCGAGCGGTTTCAGAGCGCCTCGCGTTCAAAGCGTTTTTCGTTTAATCTGAATCAGATTGAGCGAAAAGCGCCGCCACACTGCACTAATGTTGCTGCGCTTCTCAAAAATTGAGTGCCTCAAGTTTTTGAGAAACGCTTTAGTTGGTCACAAGGCCTTCGGGGCTACCGACCACCACAAAAGACAGGCTTTCCGGGTCATAAAGCTGCTGGATCACCGCGTTGATTTCATCGAGCGTCACCGCCTCGATCATCTCGTTGCGCGTGGTGATGTAATCCGGCGACAGCCCGTCCATCTGCATGCCGACCAGAATGCGCGCGATCGGACCGTTGCCGTCAAACCGCAAGGCATAGGCACCGGTGAGATAGGTTTTCACCATCTCCAATTCCTCGGCGGTGAGCCCCGTTTCGACAAACTTCGCCCATTCGTCTTTCACCACATCAATCGCCTCGGCCACCACGGCATTACCAGAGGAAAACTGCCCCATGACCAATTCGGAGTGATCGAACGGCACAAGATAGGAGCCAATGCCATAGGTCAGGCCGCGCTTTTCACGCACCTCATCCATGAGCCGCGATTCGCCATGACCGCCCAGCACCTCATTCGCCATGTAAGCCGGGATGAAATCCGGATCATCGCGCGTGATGCCCTTTTGCCCGAACATCACCACCGATTGCGGCGTATCAAAAGGCACGACTGTGACGCCACCCGCCAGCGCAGGCTCGACACGTTCCGGCAACTTCGGGCCGCTTTCCGGCAAATCACCCAAGAGATCGTCCAAAAGCGTCGCAAGTTCTTCGGCGGAAATATCCCCGACGGCCCCGACATAGAGGCGATCACGGGTCATCACGCGGTCTTTCGCGAGGAACATATCGTCACGGGTCAGACCGGCCACACTCTCAGCCGTGCCATTGTCGTCACTGCCATAGGGGTGATCGCCAAAGGCCTGTTTGTAGAACATTTTCGAGGCGATATCGCCCGGATCGGTCTCTGAACTGCGCAGGATCGACTGGACCTGACCGCGCACCCGGTCGACGGCCTCCTGATCGAAGCGCGGCTCCATCAAGGCGGTGCGCAACAGCGCCATGGCCTCGTCGCGGTTCTCTGTCAGAAAGCGCGCCGAGATGGTTACCGAATCCATATAGGCGTCGAATTTGAAACTTGCGGCCAGCGCGTCACGCGCCTCGGCAAAGCCTTGGGCGTCCAACTCCCCCGCGCCCTCTTCAAGCGTCGCCATCATCAAATTCGTCTCGCCGCGTTTGCCCGGACGATCCAGCGCCGTACCGCCGCGAAAGCGAATCTCCAGCGCGGTGAAGGGGATGGAATGCTCTTCGACCAGCCAAGCGTTGATGCCGTCCGGCGTTTCCACGGTCTGCACCTCGACGGCGGCCTGCGCGGGCAGGCTCAGCCAGAGCACCGCAATCATTGCACTCAGAAGATGTTTCATCCTTCGGCTCCTTCAAGGGTCGCGGGCATGAGCCAGCCGGTGACGGCGTGGCGGCGGTCGAACACATCATGGGCCGCGGCCATGACATCCTCTGGCGTCACCGCCTGCAAAACATCCGGCCAGGCTTCGATGTCATCGAGCGACAGGCCAATGGCCAATTCCCGACCGTATTGACGGGCGAGACCTTCGATATTGTCCTCGGCATAAATCCGGCTGGCGCGCAGTTGAGTCTTCAGCCGTTCGAATTCATCGAGATCGACGCCATCTTTCAGAAATTGCGCGAGCGTCGCGTCGAGCGCGGCTTCGGCGTCTTTCATCGACACATCCGGGCTTGGCACCATGATCAGACCAAAAGTGGCGTCATCAATCGACGTGCCATCATAATAGGCCCCGACATAGATCGCTTTCGGATCGGTAAAGGTCAGGTTGCGTGCCAGATAGGAGGTCGTGGAATTGCCGCCCAAAAGCTCGGCCAGAATTTGCAGCGCGGCCGCTTTTTCCTGATCGCCCGGATCGCGTTCCGGGGCCAGATAGGTGCGGCTGATCGAGGGCTGCGCCACGCGCGGATCGCTCATGGTCATGCGACGCTCCGCCAGTTGCGGCGGCTCCTGCGGGCGCAAGCGGGGCGCGAGATCGGAAGAGGGCGCGACGGGGCCGTAATAGGTCTTGGCGAGACCCAGGACTTCTTCGGGGTCGACATCGCCCGCGACCACGAGAATGGCATTATTCGGCGCATAATAGCGGTGGTAGAAATTGAACGCATCGTCGCGCGAGAGCTGCTCCATTTCCTGACGCCAGCCGATGATCGGCACGCCGTAAGGGTGATTGAGATACTGCGCCGCGCGGGTCTGTTCGCGGAACAAGGCACCCGGATCATTGTCGATCCGCTGGTTGCGCTCTTCCAGAATGACCTGACGTTCGGTTTTTACATCGTCTTCGGTCATTTGCAGATCGCGCATCCGATCTGCTTCCATCTCCATCATCAAAGGCAGGCGATCCGCCGCAATCCTTTGATAATAGGCGGTATAGTCCCAAGAGGTGAAGGCATTGTCCGATCCGCCATTGCGAGTCACCGTTTCCGACAACTCGCCAGAGGAGAGATCGTCCGTGCCCTTGAACATCAGGTGTTCGAGAAAATGCGCGATGCCGCTTTTGCCCGCGGGCTCGTCCGCCGCGCCGATTTTATACCACACGGTATGGGCCACCACGGGGGCGCGGTGGTCCTCCAACACGACGACCTCCATGCCATTGTCCAGGGTATAATGGCTCACTTCGGCCGCATGAGCCGGGGTCATTACGGGGAAAGCGAACGCCACAAGGGCCGCCAAACCATATTTCATGAAAGCACCTTTGTGCGTCTGATCAATTACGCCGCGAGTGTGCGCAAAAGCCGGGGCCAGCACAACCGGGTTGACGCGGACGTGAAGCGCCGCGATCCGCTTATTGTTCGGGGGCTGTCGGCACATCAATGCCGAGGGCGCGCAGGCGTTCCCATTCGGCATAGGGATCGAGGGCAAGGCGTTTATAGGCGCGCTCATAGCTGCCACGGCCTTTGCGACGGCCCTCGTCGGCCTCATAAAGCTCCGCACGAATTTCGGGATCGACACCATAGCGCGAGGCATAGGACACGATCCCGCCATCAACACCGCCCGTCGGCACACGTCCGCCCAATGCGGCGATCGCATCGGCCTTGGGCGTCGGATCGGTGCGGTTCGTCCCGCCCGGCGTCGGGGCCGGCAGCGCGCTATAGCTTTCCGGGGCTTGCAGCGGCTTGGAGGGCAGGATCGAAAACTCATCCGGGCCGGTTTTGATCCGGTTCGGAACGCGTTCTTTGTTCTGACCACAGGCCACAAGCGCGGTCAAAGCCACAAGGCACAGCGCCGTTTTGAACACATTCGAGACCATGAAAACCTTCCTCCGCAAATCGCGTCTGAGAATATGTAGACCAGACTGAGCCGGAGGTCACGTCCGGTTTTTCTTGTCACCCGTGAAAAGGATGAGACCAAAGGCGCCCGCGAAAATCGTGATGTCGGCGACGTTGAAGGAATAGGGGTTGGAAAAGCCGCAACAGGACATGTTGAGAAAATCCGCCACTGCCCCGTAGACGATCCGGTCGATGGCATTGCCCAGCGCGCCGCCGATCAAAAGCCCGGCACTGATTTGGCCCAGCGCAGAAAACTGTTCGCGACGGACCCAGAGCAGAACCCAAATCGAAATCACCACCGCCAGCGCCACCCAGCCCCAGCGCAACAGATCGCCATGACCGGACAAAAGCCCGAAATTGGCACCCCGGTTCCACGCCATGTGGAACACGAGATAGGGGGGCAGAACGTCGATCTGCCCCACCTCTTTGAGATTCAGGACTTGGACCACGGCCCATTTCGAGAGCTGGTCGATCACAAAGGTGATCAGCGCTGTCAGAGCCGTGATCCGCATGATGTGTCCTTAATGACGGAAGTGGCGCATGCCGGTGAGGACCATGGCGAGACCGGCCTCATTGGCGGCATCAATCACCTCCTGGTCACGCATCGAACCACCCGGTTGGATCACACAAGACGCCCCCGCAGCGGCGGCTTCGAGAAGACCGTCGGCAAAGGGGAAGAAGGCGTCAGAAGCCACAGCAGAGCCTTTGGTCAGCGGCTCCGGCAGGCCCATGGCTTCGGCCATACGTTCGGCTTTCTTCGCGGCGATCAACGCGGAATCGAGACGCGACATCTGACCGGCACCCACGCCAACCGTGGCCTGGTCTTTGACGTAAACAATGGCGTTCGACTTGACGTGTTTCGCGACTTTCCACGCGAACAACAGGTCTTTCATCTGCTCAGGCGTCGGCGCTTTCTCGGTCACGACCTTCAGGTCATCCATGCCGACAAAGCCCGCGTCTTTGTCTTGGAACAGATAGCCGCCCGCGACCTGACGGATCGTGTTCGGTTTCTCCATGACATTCGGCAGACCTTCGGTGGTCAGCAGGCGCAGGTTCTTTTTCGCGGCGAAAATCTCTTTCGCATCGTCGGTGGCACCGGGGGCAATGACGACCTCGGTGAAAATCTCGACGATGGCTTTCGCGGTTTCCGCATCGAGCACCTGGTTCAGCGCGACAATGCCCCCGAACGCAGAGGTGCGGTCACAGTCGAAAGCATTGTTATAGGCCTCCAAAAGCGTCGCGCCCTTGGCCACACCACAGGGATTGGCATGTTTGATGATCGCCACAGCGGGGGTCTCCGCCGGATCGAACTCGGCGACAAGCTCAAACGCCGCATCGGTATCGTTGATGTTGTTGTAGGACAGTTCCTTGCCCTGATGCTGCACAGCAGTCGCCACACCCGGACGCTCGGAGCCATCGACATAGAAGGCCGCAGACTGGTGCGGGTTTTCGCCATAGCGAAGCGTCTGTTTGATTTGACCTGCAACCACGCGACGACGCGGGGCCTCTTCGCCAATCGCGGAGGCCATCCAGTTCGACACGGCGGCGTCATAGGCGCCGGTGCGGGCATAGGCGATCTGAGCCATTTTCTGGCGGAACGCGTAGGAGGTCTGGCCGTCGTTGGCGTCAAGCTCGGCGATCAGCGCGTCGTAATCTTCGACGTCCACAACGGTGGTCACGAACCCGTGGTTCTTCGCCGCCGCACGGATCATCGCCGGGCCACCGATGTCGATGTTCTCGATCATCTCGTCATACTCCGCGCCACGGGCCAAAGCGGCCTCGAAGGGGTAGAGGTTCACGATCAACAGGTCAATGCCGCCGATGCCGTGCTCGTCCATCGCGGAAACATGCTCGGCATTGTCACGCAGCGCCAGAAGACCGCCATGCACACGCGGGTGCAGGGTCTTCACACGACCGTCCATCATTTCCGGGAAGCCGGTGACTTCGGAGACGTCTTTGACCTCAAGCCCCGCGTCGCGCAGCGTCTTCGCCGACCCGCCGGTGGAGAGCAGTTCAACCCCCTTGGCAGCCAGCGCCTTGCCCAGATCAACAAGGCCGGTTTTGTCGGATACGGAAAGAAGCGCGCGCTTCACGGGAGTAAGGTCGGTCATTTTGGCAGTCCCCAGAACAAGAGCAGATCAGCTTAGGGTCGCGTCGTCCATCTCAAGGTCGCGGAGCG includes:
- the purH gene encoding bifunctional phosphoribosylaminoimidazolecarboxamide formyltransferase/IMP cyclohydrolase; amino-acid sequence: MTDLTPVKRALLSVSDKTGLVDLGKALAAKGVELLSTGGSAKTLRDAGLEVKDVSEVTGFPEMMDGRVKTLHPRVHGGLLALRDNAEHVSAMDEHGIGGIDLLIVNLYPFEAALARGAEYDEMIENIDIGGPAMIRAAAKNHGFVTTVVDVEDYDALIAELDANDGQTSYAFRQKMAQIAYARTGAYDAAVSNWMASAIGEEAPRRRVVAGQIKQTLRYGENPHQSAAFYVDGSERPGVATAVQHQGKELSYNNINDTDAAFELVAEFDPAETPAVAIIKHANPCGVAKGATLLEAYNNAFDCDRTSAFGGIVALNQVLDAETAKAIVEIFTEVVIAPGATDDAKEIFAAKKNLRLLTTEGLPNVMEKPNTIRQVAGGYLFQDKDAGFVGMDDLKVVTEKAPTPEQMKDLLFAWKVAKHVKSNAIVYVKDQATVGVGAGQMSRLDSALIAAKKAERMAEAMGLPEPLTKGSAVASDAFFPFADGLLEAAAAGASCVIQPGGSMRDQEVIDAANEAGLAMVLTGMRHFRH